One window of the Anaeromyxobacter dehalogenans 2CP-C genome contains the following:
- a CDS encoding SCP2 sterol-binding domain-containing protein: MAVSTVKEVFEHHIPAKLQAKPDVVTRIAAVYQFNISGPGGGTWGVDCTAPGGKVSEGAPPSPKCTVAATEQDFLNIVNGKLNPQMAFMSGKLKIQGDMGLAMKLQQILV; the protein is encoded by the coding sequence ATGGCAGTGTCCACCGTGAAGGAAGTCTTCGAGCATCACATCCCGGCGAAGCTCCAGGCGAAGCCGGACGTCGTCACCCGGATCGCGGCGGTCTACCAGTTCAACATCAGCGGTCCCGGCGGCGGCACCTGGGGCGTGGACTGCACCGCGCCCGGCGGGAAGGTGAGCGAGGGCGCGCCGCCCAGCCCGAAGTGCACCGTCGCCGCGACCGAGCAGGACTTCCTGAACATCGTGAACGGCAAGCTCAACCCGCAGATGGCCTTCATGTCCGGGAAGCTGAAGATCCAGGGCGACATGGGCCTCGCCATGAAGCTGCAGCAGATCCTCGTCTGA
- a CDS encoding AMP-dependent synthetase/ligase — protein sequence MIAEAELRKGAPDAQNLVSLFEAQARRRGDATAVKFKSGGAWRDVSWAEMARRARDVSDGLASFGLRAGDRVAIIGDTNLEWILADLGILGAGGITVTIYQSNTPAECQYILADSGARFVFCDSAAQVAKIREVRGKLPALEGLVRAQGPAADAFERTLADVERAGVAWRASNPDAHAARLARIRRDDPASFIYTSGTTGNPKGVVLTHGNWVYEALAVEGLKVVRPDDLILMFLPMAHSFAKVIEAVWFSTGATGAFVESLEKIVDNAGEVRPTVMPSVPRIFEKAYNTVITKGLATPGLKGKLFKLALEEFEKYAAAKEQGKDYSSLGLTIGRKLVFPKLSATLSERFGGRMRLFVSGGAPLSPKIAHFFDQLGFVILEGYGLTETSAGTFVNRPGANRIGTVGPPVPGTEVRIAEDGEIMVRGPCVMKEYYNNPAATAEVLKDGWLATGDIGFVDEAGCLKITDRKKDIIVTAGGKNVAPQNLENELKTDPLVSQVMVHGDKRKFLSALITLNEENARKWASDQGLPAGEGLHRDPRLRARIQQSIDALNARQASYATIKKFEILPRDFTQATGELTPTLKVKRKVVTQQYQALLDSFYAE from the coding sequence ATGATCGCCGAGGCGGAGCTCAGGAAGGGGGCGCCCGACGCCCAGAACCTCGTCTCGCTGTTCGAGGCGCAGGCGCGCCGGCGCGGCGACGCGACGGCGGTGAAGTTCAAGTCCGGAGGCGCCTGGCGCGACGTGAGCTGGGCCGAGATGGCCCGCCGCGCGCGCGACGTGTCCGACGGCCTCGCGTCGTTCGGGCTCCGCGCCGGCGATCGCGTCGCCATCATCGGCGACACGAACCTCGAGTGGATCCTGGCCGACCTGGGGATCCTCGGCGCCGGCGGGATCACCGTCACCATCTACCAGTCCAACACGCCCGCCGAGTGCCAGTACATCCTGGCCGACTCCGGCGCGCGCTTCGTGTTCTGCGACTCCGCGGCGCAGGTGGCGAAGATCCGCGAGGTCCGCGGCAAGCTCCCGGCGCTGGAGGGCCTCGTGCGCGCGCAGGGCCCGGCGGCCGACGCGTTCGAGCGGACGCTCGCCGACGTGGAGCGCGCCGGCGTGGCCTGGCGCGCCTCGAACCCCGACGCGCACGCGGCGCGGCTCGCCCGCATCCGGCGCGACGACCCGGCCAGCTTCATCTACACCTCCGGCACCACCGGCAACCCGAAGGGCGTCGTGCTCACGCACGGCAACTGGGTCTACGAGGCGCTGGCGGTGGAGGGCCTGAAGGTCGTCCGCCCCGACGACCTCATCCTGATGTTCCTGCCCATGGCGCACTCGTTCGCCAAGGTGATCGAGGCCGTCTGGTTCAGCACCGGCGCCACCGGCGCGTTCGTCGAGTCGCTCGAGAAGATCGTGGACAACGCCGGCGAGGTCCGGCCCACGGTGATGCCGTCGGTGCCGCGCATCTTCGAGAAGGCCTACAACACCGTGATCACGAAGGGGCTCGCCACGCCCGGCCTCAAGGGCAAGCTGTTCAAGCTCGCCCTGGAGGAGTTCGAGAAGTACGCCGCGGCGAAGGAGCAGGGGAAGGACTACTCCTCGCTCGGGCTCACCATCGGCCGCAAGCTGGTGTTCCCGAAGCTCTCCGCCACGCTGTCCGAGCGCTTCGGCGGGCGGATGCGCCTGTTCGTCTCGGGCGGCGCGCCGCTCTCGCCGAAGATCGCCCACTTCTTCGACCAGCTCGGCTTCGTGATCCTGGAGGGCTACGGCCTCACCGAGACCTCCGCCGGCACGTTCGTGAACCGCCCCGGCGCGAACCGGATCGGCACGGTGGGACCGCCGGTCCCCGGCACCGAGGTCCGCATCGCCGAGGACGGCGAGATCATGGTGCGGGGACCGTGCGTGATGAAGGAGTACTACAACAACCCCGCCGCCACGGCCGAGGTGCTCAAGGACGGTTGGCTCGCCACCGGCGACATCGGGTTCGTGGACGAGGCGGGCTGCCTCAAGATCACCGACCGCAAGAAGGACATCATCGTCACCGCCGGCGGGAAGAACGTGGCGCCGCAGAACCTCGAGAACGAGCTGAAGACCGACCCGCTCGTCTCGCAGGTCATGGTGCACGGCGACAAGCGCAAGTTCCTCTCGGCGCTCATCACGCTCAACGAGGAGAACGCGCGCAAGTGGGCGAGCGACCAGGGCCTGCCCGCCGGCGAGGGGCTGCACCGCGATCCCCGGCTGCGCGCGCGCATCCAGCAGTCGATCGACGCGCTCAACGCCCGCCAGGCGAGCTACGCGACCATCAAGAAGTTCGAGATCCTGCCGCGCGACTTCACCCAGGCGACGGGCGAGCTGACGCCCACCTTGAAGGTGAAGCGCAAGGTCGTCACGCAGCAGTACCAGGCCCTGCTCGACTCCTTCTACGCCGAGTAG
- a CDS encoding CaiB/BaiF CoA transferase family protein, giving the protein MALPLAGVRILDLTRLLPGPYATLVLADLGADVVKVEDPQGGDWLRWMPPLAGEQSGAFHALNRNKRSLALDLRRPEGVETFLRLAARADAVVESFRPGVLDRLGVGYEALRARAPGLVLCSISGYGQDGPYAGRAGHDLDYCAVSGVLAANGPPDAPRPLGVQVADVAGGAWPAVAGILAALLRRASTGEGAHVDVSMTEGALALLAMPLGMAWARGAPLARGRELLDGGAACYGVYRTRDGRFVALAALEPSFFAAFCEAVGRPELASRQWDEGGAGLRAELEALFAARTRDEWAAFAAAHDACVAPVLEGDEPRADPQLAARGAFVEVDTPWEGRALPAVASPVRLRGEAAPLRAAPRLGEHGEAVLAEAGFSPSEIAALRAAGALGA; this is encoded by the coding sequence GTGGCGCTCCCGCTCGCCGGCGTCCGCATCCTCGACCTCACCCGGCTCCTCCCCGGGCCGTACGCGACGCTGGTCCTCGCGGATCTCGGCGCGGACGTCGTGAAGGTGGAGGATCCGCAGGGCGGCGACTGGCTGCGCTGGATGCCGCCGCTCGCGGGCGAGCAGTCCGGCGCGTTCCACGCGCTCAACCGCAACAAGCGCTCGCTCGCGCTCGACCTCCGCCGGCCGGAGGGCGTCGAGACCTTCCTGCGGCTCGCGGCGCGCGCCGACGCCGTCGTCGAGTCCTTCCGGCCCGGCGTGCTCGACCGCCTCGGCGTCGGGTACGAGGCGCTGCGCGCCCGCGCCCCCGGCCTCGTGCTCTGCTCCATCTCCGGCTACGGGCAGGACGGCCCGTACGCCGGGCGCGCCGGCCACGACCTCGACTACTGCGCGGTGTCGGGCGTGCTCGCCGCGAACGGCCCGCCCGACGCGCCGCGGCCGCTCGGCGTGCAGGTCGCGGACGTGGCGGGCGGCGCCTGGCCCGCGGTGGCCGGCATCCTGGCGGCGCTCCTGCGGCGCGCGTCCACCGGCGAGGGCGCGCACGTGGACGTGTCGATGACCGAGGGCGCGCTGGCGCTGCTCGCCATGCCGCTCGGGATGGCGTGGGCCCGCGGCGCGCCGCTGGCGCGCGGCCGCGAGCTCCTCGACGGCGGCGCGGCCTGCTACGGCGTGTACCGCACCCGCGACGGCCGCTTCGTCGCGCTCGCCGCGCTCGAGCCTTCGTTCTTCGCCGCGTTCTGCGAGGCCGTGGGCCGGCCGGAGCTCGCCTCGCGGCAGTGGGACGAGGGCGGCGCCGGCCTGCGCGCCGAGCTGGAGGCGCTCTTCGCGGCGCGCACGCGCGACGAGTGGGCCGCGTTCGCGGCGGCGCACGACGCGTGCGTCGCGCCGGTGCTGGAGGGCGACGAGCCGCGCGCCGACCCGCAGCTCGCCGCGCGCGGCGCGTTCGTCGAGGTGGACACGCCGTGGGAGGGCAGGGCGCTGCCCGCGGTGGCGTCCCCGGTGCGGCTGCGCGGCGAGGCGGCGCCGCTCCGGGCCGCGCCCCGGCTGGGCGAGCACGGCGAGGCGGTGCTGGCGGAGGCCGGGTTCTCGCCCTCGGAGATCGCGGCCTTGCGGGCGGCGGGCGCGCTCGGAGCGTGA
- a CDS encoding response regulator: protein MEQSGVRVLLVEDDDDNRELMAEVLTASGCLVLSAASGQEGLKTLSEHSIDVVVTDVGMPGMGGLEMARAAKAIAPTVPVVIVTGWAERDDIARARGRDVDAVLIKPVDPDALTAAVNDAVQTHGRA from the coding sequence ATGGAGCAGAGCGGGGTACGGGTCCTCCTCGTCGAGGACGACGACGACAACCGGGAGCTCATGGCGGAGGTGCTCACCGCCTCCGGGTGCCTGGTCCTGTCCGCCGCGAGCGGGCAGGAGGGGCTGAAGACCCTCTCCGAGCACTCCATCGACGTGGTGGTCACCGACGTCGGGATGCCCGGCATGGGCGGGCTGGAGATGGCCCGGGCGGCGAAGGCCATCGCGCCCACCGTCCCGGTGGTGATCGTCACCGGCTGGGCCGAGCGCGACGACATCGCGCGGGCGCGTGGCCGCGACGTGGACGCGGTGCTCATCAAGCCGGTCGATCCGGACGCGCTCACCGCCGCGGTGAACGACGCCGTGCAGACGCACGGGCGCGCGTAG
- a CDS encoding tetratricopeptide repeat protein → MICALLAAALAATAAPQEPALRDLLERSDAAYARRDEPGALDEVRATLEDAGRRAPDDYEVLWRLARLDFWLSDDPALKDSEKSRLGKQGWEYGERAIRANPARVEGWHFAAAGMGNYSLGIGIFKALTQGIEGKFKDRLSHAEKIDPGFQHGSIQTAWGRFWFKLPWPKYDAKKSERALHAALAQNPDNVRARVYLADLYRKEGHGREAREQLEKALASEPGRYDPPEERRWQQVARGMLERK, encoded by the coding sequence ATGATCTGCGCGCTGCTCGCCGCCGCCCTGGCCGCCACGGCTGCCCCCCAGGAGCCAGCCCTCCGGGACCTGCTGGAGCGCTCCGACGCGGCGTACGCGCGCCGCGACGAGCCCGGCGCGCTCGACGAGGTGCGCGCCACGCTCGAGGACGCGGGGCGGCGCGCGCCCGACGACTACGAGGTGCTGTGGCGGCTCGCCCGGCTCGACTTCTGGCTCTCCGACGACCCGGCGCTGAAGGACTCCGAGAAGAGCCGCCTCGGCAAGCAGGGCTGGGAGTACGGCGAGCGCGCCATCCGCGCGAACCCGGCGCGCGTCGAGGGCTGGCACTTCGCGGCGGCCGGCATGGGCAACTACTCGCTCGGCATCGGCATCTTCAAGGCGCTGACGCAGGGGATCGAGGGGAAGTTCAAGGACCGCCTCTCCCACGCCGAGAAGATCGATCCCGGGTTCCAGCACGGCTCGATCCAGACGGCGTGGGGGCGCTTCTGGTTCAAGCTCCCCTGGCCGAAGTACGACGCGAAGAAGAGCGAGCGCGCGCTCCACGCCGCGCTGGCGCAGAACCCTGACAACGTGCGCGCGCGCGTGTACCTGGCCGACCTCTACCGGAAGGAAGGGCACGGGCGCGAGGCGAGGGAGCAGCTCGAGAAGGCGCTGGCATCGGAGCCGGGCCGTTATGACCCCCCCGAGGAGCGACGGTGGCAGCAGGTCGCGCGGGGCATGCTGGAACGCAAGTGA